Sequence from the Azospirillum formosense genome:
CCGGCGTGGAGTGCCGGCAGGGCCGACAGCGCCGCCGCTGCATCCTTCTGGGCGCGCGCGATCTCGCGCTGGAACCGGCTGTTGCCGGCGTGGGTGCTCTCGTTCAGCACGCGGTTGACGGTGTTGGTCCAGGCGGTCAGCGGCCCCAGCCGGTCCGGCGGCAGCGTCGGCAGCACGGCGGCGACCAGCGCGCCGGCCTCCGCCGACAGGCGGCGGGTCTCGTCCAGCGCGTCGTCGCTGCGCGCCGCCGCGTCGATGCGCTCGGCCACCAGCCGGTCGAGGTCCGCCACCGTCGGGACGAGCGTCCCCAGCACCCCGGCCAGCGTCGCGCCGCCCTCGATGTCCGACAGGGCCTGGGCCGACTGCGTGACCGCGGTCAGGTTGGCGGTCAGCTCGGCCAGGGTGACCCGCCGCTCGGGGTGGCTGGCCGCGCCGCCCAGCCGGGTCGCCTGCGACAGCACCTGCTGCAGGCCGCCGTTCAGCACCGCCCCGGTGGTGATGCGCGGCAGCGCCCCGTTGGACAGGTCCGACAGGGCGTGCCGGAACTGCGCGAGGTCGTAGAGCGCCGCACCCGACACGCCAAGCAGCACGCCCACCATGACCAGCAGCCCCAGCCCGACGCGCCGCCCGACGCCGCCCCGGAAGGGGGCGCGCTGGACCGGCGCGGTCGGGGCGGGCTCCGTCGTCATCAACGCGCGGTGATGCGGCCGTCGATGCGGGGCGACACCGTTCCCCGGTCGGTCAGGTGCTGGGCCATGATCTCCCACAGCAGCTTCCCGCCGGCTCCCGAGGAGGAGGAGGCGACCGGCGACTTCAGCATGCCGTAGCCGTCGCCGCCCTGGGCCAGATAGTTGGGCAGGGCCACCGAGTAGCTGGCGTCCGGGTCGAGCGGCTTGCCGCCCACCGTGACGGAGACGACGCGGCTGCCCGCCGGCTGCGTCAGGTCGTAGACCACCGCCATGTTGGACGGGTGGAGGAAGCTGCCCTTCTGGTTGTCCACCCCGGCGGCGCTGACCTCCAGCGCCTCGCGCAGGGCCTTGCCGGTCAGCGGGACGGCGATGATGGTGTCGCGGAAGGGCAGTTCGCGCTGGATGTCGCGGCGGGTCAGCACGGTCCCCGCCTCGTACTGGCGGTTGCCGCGGATGTTGCCGCCGTTGATGAAGGCCACGTCGGTGTTGAAGTGGCCGCGCATGGCGTCGGCGATCAGCGAGGCGAAGGCGTTCTCGCCGGTGCGCACGGCGGCGCGGCGGGTGTCGAGCGGGGTCGCCGTCGTCCCGATGTTGATGTCCAGCAGCTCCGACAGCCGGGCCAGATAGACGCCGACCCGCTTTTCCATCGCCGGGTCCGGCGGCAGCCCGGCCAGCGGCACGATGTCGGCCCCGGCCAGCGCGGGCGGCGCCTTGCCGTCGCCGTCCAGCCGCAGGACGAAGGCCGACCCCTTCACGTTGACGTGGACGCCGAAGACTTTTCCCTTGTCGGCCTCCAGCACGTCCTTGCCGGTGGCGGAGAGCTGGAGCAGCGCGTCGATGGCGGGCTCGCCGCGCAGCGCCTCCACCGCCTCCGGGGCGTTGTCCAGGATGGCGACCACATAGTTCGCGCCTTGGGCGCGCAGCGCGCGGGCCTCCGCGGCGATCGTGGCGGGTGGGCGCACCTCGATGTCCGGCACGATGTACTGGACGGTCAGTTCGGGCGAGATCGCCGACACCACGCCGATCTTTCCCACCGGCGTGTCGAGCAGAGCCGACGGCTCCAGCCCCTCCATCACCTTGCCGGTGTTGCGGTCGATGGTGGTGGCGCTGACGAAGGGGAAGCGCGCCTCGTAGCTGCGCAGGGTCAGCTCGTCCTTGCCGAAGCCGAGGTCGCGCTTGGTCACCGCCATCAGGTCGGGCTGCAGCTCGTTCAGCAGGTCGATCATGTGGGCGCCGCGATCGAAGGTCGACAGGACGCCCGCGGTCAGCGACGCGCCGCCGTGCAGGAACAGGGTGTTGCCCTCCCCCCGCTTGGCGCGCAGCAGCGTGGCGAGGTTGGCGAGCCCGCCCTCGCCCTCCACCGGCTCGATGTCGGCCATCGTCGAGGTGAAGACGATCGACAGCTCCGCCGCCGACGCGGCCGGCGCGACGGCGCCGAGGGCCGCGACGGCGCAGGCGGCCAGGACGGCACGCCAGCCGGAAAAACACCCCACCCCACCACTGCCGCGATTCGGCATGGTCGCCCCCTCCTGCCATCCCTGTTCCTTCAGGATGGTTCTTCCCGTATTCCGGCGGGGGAGTTCAAGGCATATCCTCGCATGCCGGGGAACATTCCGGTGACAAAATCCCCGATCGCAACAGGGACATGGGGACCGGCCGGATCAGGCCGCCTCGTCCTGCCAGGGGTAGGCCAGCGGAACCTCGCGGAAGGCGAAGCGGTCGAGGTGGCGCTCCAGCGCGCCCTTGAGGGCGGTCAGATGCTCGGCGGAACTGGCGTCCAGCCGGCAGTCCAGCGCGTCCGGCCGGGCCTGGAGCGTCAGGGTGGCGTCGCCCGGCCAATCGGCGCCGCGGGCGTCGCGCGGAAAGACGACGCTCCCCGCCTCCGGCGTGTACTCCACCGTCAGATTGTGCGCCCAGTGCTTGCAGAGCTGCTGGAGATAGCGGCTGCCGTTCGGGGTCGGGACGCGGACGCTGCTGGCGTGTCTCATGATGATCCTTCTGTCTGGCAACGGTGACTCAGGGAAGACGTTCGATGCGCTGGGCCGCCTCGTCGATGATCGAGACGGCGGCGTGCACCGTGTCCGCATCGACGCCCTCGCGCCCCAGCCGGTGCATCAGCACGGCCTTCAGATTCTCCATGGCGCGGCGGATCGGGGCGCCGTCGGTGTGCTCGCGCCGGGTCGCCAGGGCGGCGAGGCGGGTGAACAGCGCCGCGACGGTGTCCGCGTCCTGGGCGAGCTGGGCGGTGCCGTCCGGGGTCACGGCGAAGGGCTTGCGCGCGCCCTCGGCGTCGGCCTTGGCGATGTGGCCCATCTCCTCCAGCAGCGACAGGGTCGGGTAGATCACGCCGGGGCTCGGCACATAGCCGCCGCCGGTCAGCTCCTCGACGGCGCGGATCAGGTCGTAGCCGTGCCGCGGCTCGTCGGCGATCAGCTTCAGAAGGACCAGCCGCAGTTCCGACGCCTCGAAGACGCCGCGGCGGCCGCCGCGGCCGCCGCGGCGCTCGTGGCCCCAGCCGCCCTCCGCGGCGTGACGGCCGGCGCCATGACGGGGACCTTCACCATGAGGGCCGCCATGGGGCCCATCGCCGCGCGGGCCGGGATGATGGCGGCGCATCCGGCCGCAGAAGGGAGTCGGGAAAAACCTCATGACGGTGGCCCCACTGTGTTTCGATCGATCTAAGATATATCGTGATCTATCGGGAAACAAGAGCCCAGGACGCTAAACTCTTCGCCCCTCCCAGAAGAGGAACCGCAGCAATCCCGAGCCACGCCCGGGAAGCATACTGCGAATGCGAGCGATTCGCATTGACGATCCGCGGCAATCCGGACCACAGTGCGCCCGCCCTTCCGGCATAGGCCGTCCCGGCGAAGTTGAAGGAGATTCAAGGATGAAGCTGACCCGACGCCACGCCCTCGCCATGACCGCCGCCGTGGTCGGCCTGGCCGCCCTGGCGCCCATCCCAGGTTACGCCCAGGACATGACGGTGCGGCACGCGCAGGGCGAGACCCGGCTTCCCGCCAAGCTCGACCCCGTCCTGGTCTTCGACATGACCTCACTGGACACGCTGGACGCGCTGGGCGTCGCGATCGCCGGGGTGCCCACCGGGCTGAAGCCGAAGCATCTCGCCAAGTATGACGGGCCGTCCTACGCGAAGATCGGCACGCTGTTCGAGCCGGACTACGAGGCGGTGAACGCCGCCGAGCCCGGCCTGATCATCGCCGGGGGCCGCTCCGCCCCGAAATACGCCGAGCTGTCGCGCATCGCGCCGACGCTCGACATGACGACCGACCAGAACGACTTCCTGAACAGCGCCATCGCCAACGCCGAGACGCTGGGCCGCGTCTTCGGCAAGACCGCGCTGGTCAAGCAGAAGGTGGACCGGCTGCGCGCCTCCATCGCCGAGCTGAAGGCGGTGGCGGGCAACGCCGGCAAGGGCCTGCTGATCCTGACCACCGGCGGCAAGATGAGCGCCTACGGGCCGGGATCGCGCTTCGGCATCCTGCACTCGGAATTCGGCGTCCAGCCGGCCGCCCCCGACCTGAAGGTCGCCAACCACGGGCAGGCCATCTCCTTCGAATTCATCCTGGAGACCAACCCGGACTGGCTGTTCGTGATCGACCGCGACGCCGCCATCGGGCAGGACGGCACCCCGGCCCGACGGTTCCTCGACAACGACATCGTCCGCCGCACCACCGCCTGGCGGAAGAACCAGGTCGTCTATCTGGACGGCGGCAACTGGTACCTCGTCGGCGGCGGGCTGCAGGCGCTCCAGCAGGACGTGGACAATCTCCTGGCGGCGCTGTCCAGGAAGTCCTGACCCGTGAAGCCCCTCCCGCTCGCCGCACGGGCCACAGTGCCGCTGGCCACGCTGGGCATCGGCCTGCTGGCCATCTGGAGCCTGTTCGTCGGCGCCAGCGACGTCGGCCTCGCGACTCTGTTCGGCGACGCTCCGGGGCAGGCCGCGCAGGTCCTGCTGGTCAGCCGCCTGCCCCGGACGCTGGCGCTGATCCTGGCCGGCGCCGCCATGGCGGTGTCGGGGCTGCTCCTGCAGATGCTGGTGCGCAACCGCTTCGTGGAGCCCTCCACCGCCGGGACCGCGGAGTCGGCCATCTTCGGCATGATGATGGTCTCGCTGTTGGCCCCGGAGATGCCGGTGCTCGGACGGATGGCCGTCGCCAGCCTGTGCGCTCTGGCCGGGACGGGGCTGTTCCTGGCGATCCTGCGGCAGGTGCCGCTGCGCTCGCCGCTGGTCGTGCCGCTGGTCGGCATCATGCTGGGCGGGGTCATCACGGCGATGACCGACTTCATCGCCTACCGCCGGGACCTGATCCAGTCGGTGCGCGGCTGGGAGATGGGGGACTTCTCCGCCATCCTGCTCGGCCGCTACGAGCTGCTGTGGCTGAGCGCCGCCCTGACCGTCGTCGCCTATCTGGCGGCCGACCGCTTCACCGTCGCCGGGATGGGGCGGGACGTCGCCACCAACCTGGGCATCGACCACCGCAAGGTGATGGCGCTGGGGCTGGTCATCGTGTCGATGACCACCGCGGCGGTGATCGCGACCTGCGGCATGATCCCCTTCCTGGGGCTGATCGTCCCCAACGTCGTCAGCCTCGTCCGCGGCGACAACATGCGCGGGTCCCTGCCCTGGGTCGCGCTGATGGGGGCCGGGCTGGTGCTGGCCTGCGACATCGCCGGGCGGCTGGTCATCCACCCCTACGAGATCCCGATCGGGACGATGATGGGGGTGATCGGCAGCGCCCTGTTCCTCTATCTCCTGCTGCGGAGGAGCGGCCATGCCGGCTGACCGCCGCGTCCTCTCGCCGATGGTCGTCCTGGGCGGCCTGTCGGCGCTGACCCTGCTGTCGATCGCCCTGTTCATGACGCTGGGCGCGCGGGGCAAGTGGGACTTCATCCTGGCCTTCCGCGGCACCAAGGTCGCGGCGATGGTGCTGGTCGGCTACGCCGTCGCCGTGTCGACCGTCCTGTTCCAGACGATCACCAACAACCGCATCCTCACCCCGTCGGTGATGGGCTTCGACCATCTCTTCCGGCTGATCCAGACGGCGCTGGTCTTCCAGTTCGGCAGCGGGCTGGTGGCGTCGCTCGACCCCCGCCTGCGCTTCGGCGTGGAGGTGGCGTCGATGGTCGTCTTCTCCGGCCTGCTCTACTGGTGGCTGTTCAACGGGGCGGGACGGGGCGACAACCGGCGCAGCCTCCATCTGCTGCTTCTCGTCGGCATCGTGTTCGGCGTGCTGTTCCGCAGCGTGACCAACTTCCTCCAGCGCGTCATCGACCCCAACGCCTTCCTGACCGTGCAGGACCGGCTGTTCGCCAACTTCAACCGGGTGGACGTCGAGCTTCTGGCCGTCTCGGCGCTGGTCGTGCTGGCGGTGTCCCTGGCCGGCTGGCGGTGGATGCGCACCTACGACGTGCTGGCGCTGGGGCGCGACGCCGCGATCAACCTCGGCGTGGACCACCGGCGCGCGGTGATGGGTGTGCTGGTGATGGTCTCGATCCTGGTGTCGGTGTCCACGGCGCTGGTCGGGCCGGTGACCTTCTTTGGGCTGCTGGTCGCCAACCTCGCCTATCTGGTGATCCGCTCGCACCGGCACGCGCTGATCCTGCCGGCCGCGGTGCTGCTCGCCGTGCTGACGCTGGTCGCCGGCCAGCTCGTGCTGGAGCGGGTGTTCGGCTACAACGCCGCGCTCAGCATCGTCATCGAGTTCGTGGGCGGTCTCGCCTTCCTGTTCATCCTGGTGCGGGGTTCGGCCCGATGATCGACGTCAAGAACATCACGAAGCGCTACAACGGCGCCGTCGTCGTCAACGGGGTGTCCCTGTCCCTGCCGGCGGGCGGGGTGATCTCGCTGATCGGGGCGAACGGGGCGGGCAAGTCGACGCTGCTGTCGATCATCAGCCGCCTGCTGCCGATGTCCTCGGGCACGGTGGAAATCGACGGGCTGGACGTGACCGCCACGCCGGGCGAGGTGCTGGCCCGCCGCCTGTCCATCCTGCGCCAGGACAACCAGATCATGTCCCGCCTGACGGTGGAGGACCTCGTCGCCTTCGGCCGCTACCCGCACAGCAAGGGCCGCCTGACCGACGAGGACCGCGGGCACATCCGCAACGCGCTGCGCTATCTAGACCTGGAGCCGCTGGCCGGCCGCTTCCTGGACGAGCTGTCGGGCGGCCAGCGCCAGCGCGCCTTCATCGCCATGGTGCTGTGCCAGGACACCGAATACATCCTGCTGGACGAGCCGCTGAACAACCTCGACGTCAAGCACGCCGTGGCGATGATGAAGCTGTTCCGCCGCACCGCGGACGAGTTCGGCAAGACCATCGTGCTGGTGCTGCACGACATCAACTTCGCCTCCTGCTACTCCGACCGCATCGTCGCGATGCGCGACGGCCGGGTCGTGCACCAGGGACCGCCGGAGGAGATCATCACCCCGGAGGTCATCCGCGACGTCTACGGCGTCGAGGCCCAGGTGATGGAGAACGCCGGCCAGCGCATCGCGCTGTACTACCAGTAAGGTCTTTTCAAAAGCGCGGCGGGTCGAAGATCACCGAACGGTCGATCTCGGCCAGCCGCGCCCGTCCGCTCAGCGCCATGGCGACCTCCAGCTCGGTCTGCAGGATGGTCAGCATGTGGGCCACCCCCGCCATGCCGCCGACCGCCAGGGCGTGCAGCACCGGCTGGCCCACCAGCACCGCGTCGGCGCCCAGCGCCAGGGCCTTCAGGACGTCGGTGCCGCGCCGGATGCCGCCATCCGCCAGGATGGGCAGGCGGCCCGCCGCGCGGGCGGCGACCAGCGGCAGCACCTCGGCCACGGCGGGCAGCGTGTCGAGCGTCCGCCCGCCATGGTTCGACACGATGATTCCCGCCGCCCCGGCCTCGATGGCGGGGTCCACGTCGTCGGGGTTCATGATCCCCTTCAGCAGCACCGGCAGCCGCGTCTCGGCGCACAGCCGGCGCACCGTGTCCCAGGTGGCGGCGGCGTGCAGCATGCCCTGGAAGACCGGGCTGCCGGGGCGCGACGGGGTGAAAGGGTCCGGCGCCAGCCCGGCCAGATTGACCGGCGCGATGCCGTCCGGCAGGCGGAAACCGGCGCGCTGCTCGATGTTGCGCAGACCGCTGACCGGCGCGTCCACCGTCAGCACCAGCGCGCGGTAGCCCGCGGCCTCCGCCCGCCGCACCAGGGTGAGCGTGTCCTCCGGGCGCGGCTGGGTGTAGAGCTGGAACCACAGCGGTCCGCCGGCCGCCGCCGCGACCTCCTCCAGCGTCACGCTGGACTGGGTGCTGACGGTCATCCAGGTGCCGGTGAGGCCCGCCGCCTGCGCGGTCGCCCGCTCCCCGTCGCGGTGGACCAGCCGGTGTAAGGCCATGGGCGCGATCAGGATGGGATAGGGCATCGCCTGCCCGAACAGGGTCGCCGCCGCGCTGGCCCCCGACAGGTCGCGCAGCGCCCGCGGCATCAGGCGCATCCGGTCGTAGGCGTCGCGGTTGGCCTGCCGGGTGATGCCGTCCGCTCCGGTCCCCGCGATGTAGGCGCGGGTCGCCGCGTCGACGCGGGCGGTGAAGTGGCGCTCGTAGTCGGAGAGCGAGACGGTGTCGGCGGGAATGCTCATCGCTGGGGTCCTCAATCAAGATCCCCTCTCCCCTCCGGGGGGAGAGGGCTATGAAGAACGGCTCTCCGCCAGCTCGCCCGCCCTTTGCGCCAGCGCCCTCAGCCGCGGGTCGGGCTGGCCGGCCAGGGCGGCGGCCATGCCGCGGTAAAAGTCGGGAAAGCCGGTTTCCAGCGCCCGCGCGAACCACGCCAGCGCCTCCTCCACCCGCCCGTCCTGGAGCAGCAGCCGGGCGTGGTTGAAACGGCCCCAGCAATCCCCGCCCTCCGCGGCGGCCTGGAAGAGCCGGCGGGCACCCGCCCCGTCCTCCGCCACCGCGCGCCCGGCCTCGTGGAACAGGCCCAGCATGTTCAGCGCCTTCACGTTGCCGCGGCGGGCGGCGGCGGCGTAGAGGCGGTAGGCCTCGGCGTCGTCCGCCGCAACGCCCAGGCCCCGGCAATGCAGGTCGGCCAGATTGAACAGCGCCCACGCATCGCCCAGCTCGGCGGCCCGGCGGTAGTAAGCGGCGGCCTGGACGGGATCGGCGGGCACGCCCCAACCGTGCTCGTGGCAGCGGCCCAGCATGTTGACGGCGCGGGCGTCGCCGCTGCGGGCGGCGATGCGGAACCACTCCACCGCCCGCGCCCGCTCGGCCCCGCCGCGGTCGAGGCATTGCTGCCCCAGGGCGAGCTGCACGTCGATGATGTCCGGCCCGCCCGTCGAACGGGCGGCGGCTGCGCCGTCCCCCATGGCTTGGGCCATCACACCTCCGCCCAGCGCCGCAGAAGGTTGTGGTAGTGGTTGACCAGGGCCAGCACGGACGGGTGCTGGTCGCCCAGCTCCCGGCGCAGGTCGATGATCGCGACGTCGAGGTCGTAGAGCATCGCCCGCAGCCCGTCGTCCTTGACCAGCGACTGCGTGAAGAGGAAGGACGCCCAGCGCGAGCCTCGCGTCACCGGGGTCACCCGGTGCAGGCTGCTGGACGGGTAGACCACCGCGTGCCCCGCCGGCAGCTTCACGCCCTTGGTGCCGTAGGTGTCCTCGACGACGAGATCGCCGCCGTCATACTCGCCGGGATCGCTGAGGAAGATCGTGGTGGAGACGTCGGCCCGCAGGCGCATGCCGCCGGTGCCCGGAATGGCCCGGATGGCGTTGTCCACATGGTTGCCGTAGGTCATGTCCAGGTCGTAGCGGTTGAACATGGGCGGCAGGACGCGCAGCGGCAGGGCCGCGGAGTTGAAGGCCGGGTTGCGGCCCAGCGCCTTCAGGATGACTACGCCCAGTTCGCGGGCGGTGTCGCTCTCCTCCGGAATCTGCAGGTTGTTCTTGGCCAGCACCGCCTGGGAGCCCGCGGTGACGCGGCCGTCGACCCAGGGCGACGCCTCCAGCACCGCGCGGCAGTGGGCGACCTCGTCGGCGGTCAGAACGTCGGGGATTTGCAGAAGCACGGCGAAGGTTCCTTTGAATGAAAAGAGGCCGGACCGGCCCCCGGAGGATGGTCCGGGAACGCGGTCCGGCCCGGCCGGGATCAGAAGGTGACGCCGGCGGTCAGCATGAAGGTGCGGCCCGAGGCCGGCACCGCGCGCGAGGCGTTGAAGGCCGAGGCGTAGTTGCGGTGGTCGGTCAGGTTGTAGGCGTTGAGCGCCAGGGACAGGTTGTTGATCTCGTAGGACACCACGCTGTCCAGCGAGACCGTCTCCGGCACGCGGCCCGTGTTGGCGCTGTCGGCCCAGTATTCCGAGGCGTACTGGATGCCGCCGCCGACCATGACCTTGCCGGGCACGACGCCGGGGGCGAACTCGTAGGTCGACCACAGGCTGGCGTTGTGCTTCGGCACGTTCGGGGCCTCGTTGCCGACGACCGCCGCGTTGGTCCGCGACTCCCTGATCTCGCCGTCGAGGTAGGCGTAGCTGGCGTAGACGCTCCAGCCCTCGGTCACCTTGCCGCTGACCCCGGCCTCGAAGCCGCGGATGCGGGTGCCCAGGCCGGCCTCGGAGAAGCCGTCTGTGACCGTGCCGGTGGCGGGATCGACCGAGTAGGTGTTGCTCTTCTCGATCTGGAACAGCGCGCCGTTCACGCCCAGCCGCCCGCTGAAGAAGTCGGCCTTGCCGCCGACCTCGTACAGGTCGGTCTTCTCCGGATCGAAGTCGCGCCCGTTGCGCGGGGTCTCCGCCGTGCCGTTGGTGAGCTGGGCGGCGATGTCCACGCCGATCGGCTTGTTGGAGCGCGCGTAGGAGACGTAGAGCGACGCGTCCTTCGTCGGCTCGTAGATCAGGCTGGCCGACGGGCTGAGCGTCCGGGTGCTGGCGCTGCCGCCCGCCACCGCCGGGTCGGCGGCGCGGAAGGTGCTGCGGAAGTAGTCCCAGCGCAGGCCGCCCTGCACCGACAGCTGGTCGAACAGCCACACGCGGTCGGTGACGAACAGGCCGGTGTTGGCGACGCTCGATTCCCGCACGCCGGTCGCCGGGTAGGTCAGGAAGGCGTTGGCCGGGTAGCTGTGGCTGGGGTTGCGGATGGTCTGGGTGTTGGTGCGGTTGACCCAGGTGCCGCCGCGCCGCTCGTCCTTCTGGTAGCTGAGGTCCAGCCCGCCGTTGACCTTGTGGTAGAGGCCGAGGAAGGTGCCCTCCGCCTTGGCGCCCGCGACGTTCTGGACGCCCCAGCCCTTCTGCTTGAAGGCCAGACCGCCGCCGGCGCCGTAGGCGATCACCGGGTTGCCGCCGTTCAGGAAGAGCGTGCTGTTGGCCGCGGAGAGCGCCGCCGGGGCGGTGGAGACGAAATCGCGCTCGTAATGGCTGTAGCGGCTGTCGTTGTAGAAGGACAGGTTCTTGCTGACCTCGTGGGCCAGGGTCGAGGTCACGACGTGGTTGTCGGTGTCGTCGCGGTCCTTGTTGCGGACGTAGGACGTGGACCGGTCGAGCCCGAACTCCGGCGCCGGGCGGAACGTGCCGTCACGGCCGCGGACCATGGGCACGCCCATGTCCGGGATCTTGTCGCCGTCGAGGTAGGAGTAGTTCAGGTGCCAGGTCGTCGGGGTGCCCAGCCCCAGGCCCAGATCGGCGGCGATGCCCTTGCGCTTGGCCTCGACCTTGTCGCGGTCGGCCACGTCCTGGTCGTGGTACAGACCGTTGATGCGCAGCGCCGTCGTCTCGTTGATCGGCTGGTTCACGTCCACCGTGGTGCGGTAGGTGGGGCCGGAGCCGACCGACTGCTCGACCTTGTAGCGCTTGTCCAGCCCGGCCTTCTTGGTGCCCTGGTTGATGACGCCGCCGGAGTTGCCGACGCCGAAGCCGTTGCCCGACGGGCCCTTGAAGACCTGCACCGTCTCGGTGTTGAAGACGTCGTGGGTGTAGACGCCGAAGTCCTTCAAGCCGTCGGTGTAGATGTCGCCGCGGGCGGTCAGGCCGCGGATGCGGAACTGGTCGCCGTTCTGGCCGCCGTTGCCCTCGCCGGTCGAGATGGTGATGCCGGGGACGTTGCGCAGAACCTGCTCCAGCGTGGTGGCCTTCTGCTGCTCGATGATCTCTTCCGGAACGACGTTAACGACGCGGGGCGTGTCCTTGACCGTGTCGGGCAGGCGGGAGATGCCGGTGGGCTTGGCGTTCACGTTGCCGGTGTCGGCCGGACGGTCGGCGCCCACCCGCACCGGGTCGAGAACGGTGGCGTCACCGGCCGCGGTGCCAGGCGCGGTCCCCGCGCCAGACCCGGCCCCCGTTCCGGCCGTCTGCGCCTCGGCCACCGTCGCCAGGGTGGAGAAGGACATCGCCAGCCCGGCCGTCGCGGCGGCGCCGGCGATGATGGGTCGGAGGCGGTCGGGGACGTTCGATTGCAACATAAAGGCTCTCCCGAGAAATCGTCGTGGCGGATGCGCCGATCAGCGGCGGGTATCTACCAAGCGGGGAGGCGCCCCCTTCAACGGCGATCATTCAGAATAATTCTAAATTGCAAAATCACCGTCATTCAGCCCCATCGCTTTCAGGGATATGCCGTTTGGTGGAGCCCCGCGACGGGATCTCCGGCGGGTCGCCAGAGGCCTTGGAAAAACGGGTTTTTCATATTCGTCACAATGACTTAAAACGCCTGTTCAGAGGCTTTCAAAGGCCCCCGCGAGGGTCGGCGGGACCGGACTGTTGCAAAGCAGCAACGCCGATAATAAGAATTATTCTCAATACGCAGGTCGGCTGCG
This genomic interval carries:
- a CDS encoding TonB-dependent siderophore receptor, whose product is MLQSNVPDRLRPIIAGAAATAGLAMSFSTLATVAEAQTAGTGAGSGAGTAPGTAAGDATVLDPVRVGADRPADTGNVNAKPTGISRLPDTVKDTPRVVNVVPEEIIEQQKATTLEQVLRNVPGITISTGEGNGGQNGDQFRIRGLTARGDIYTDGLKDFGVYTHDVFNTETVQVFKGPSGNGFGVGNSGGVINQGTKKAGLDKRYKVEQSVGSGPTYRTTVDVNQPINETTALRINGLYHDQDVADRDKVEAKRKGIAADLGLGLGTPTTWHLNYSYLDGDKIPDMGVPMVRGRDGTFRPAPEFGLDRSTSYVRNKDRDDTDNHVVTSTLAHEVSKNLSFYNDSRYSHYERDFVSTAPAALSAANSTLFLNGGNPVIAYGAGGGLAFKQKGWGVQNVAGAKAEGTFLGLYHKVNGGLDLSYQKDERRGGTWVNRTNTQTIRNPSHSYPANAFLTYPATGVRESSVANTGLFVTDRVWLFDQLSVQGGLRWDYFRSTFRAADPAVAGGSASTRTLSPSASLIYEPTKDASLYVSYARSNKPIGVDIAAQLTNGTAETPRNGRDFDPEKTDLYEVGGKADFFSGRLGVNGALFQIEKSNTYSVDPATGTVTDGFSEAGLGTRIRGFEAGVSGKVTEGWSVYASYAYLDGEIRESRTNAAVVGNEAPNVPKHNASLWSTYEFAPGVVPGKVMVGGGIQYASEYWADSANTGRVPETVSLDSVVSYEINNLSLALNAYNLTDHRNYASAFNASRAVPASGRTFMLTAGVTF